The following nucleotide sequence is from Parus major isolate Abel chromosome 4, Parus_major1.1, whole genome shotgun sequence.
TACcttatatatttttacagtatAATGAGTGAAACAGACAACACTCCACTAgcagttattttttgttttcccaacaGACCATTAGTTACACTACCATAAAGTGTTTCAATCCCTCGAAGTTGTCTGAATAAATCTTTAATCTTGCTAGATAATCCATAAAAAGGGCCTATATCAACAGAAGAAGATTCAATAGCTTTCCTAGCCACAAAAATCTCTTCAGATAAAACAGCTTCTTTGAGCTGCTTGGACTTGGAGACCTGCAGAGTCTGGGCTCTAGCATTTCCAGTCATAGCACTTTTCAGGTGATCTTTGAGACtctcagttttaaataaaacacacttGGAGCGTGAGGAAGAGTCAGTAGGTCTGTTCCTGTGTTCAGCACCAGCATAAAAAGACAATGTGTCCCTAATTTTGTCTGAGAAAGAATTCACATGTTCATCCCTCCCTTTTGAGACAGGAGATGTTCTAGAAGCAGAAGAAAGttcattcattttttcaaaatacacaaGTTGTGATGATGGCAAGTCATCTAAAACAGACTCAGTTAATTCTTGATTGCCATCAGCTGGGTTACTGTCACACGTTTGGCAAGCACCCTCTTTGTCACTTTTAAGGACAACCACgttttctgaagcagaaaaattatcttGCTCTTTCTGGTGAACTCCTGACTGCAGGTTCCCAAGTATGATCTCTCCATCTGCTTTCACATCCATATTTTTATCGTGCAGGTATTTGTCTTCAATATCATCCACCTGAGCCATCAATGAATCGTTTCCATAAAAGCTGTCGTAATCACCAAACATATCCTCCTCGCTATCATGACTGCACTGCAAAAACGAAACAGAAGTTATCAACCCCCTGAGGCAGCACCACAGAATGCAGAATAACTTGCAGAGCACAAATATCAGAGCCGATTCACCTAAGTCTGTCCCAGCTTGacacaaaagcattttgtctGCTGTCGCCTGTAAGGAAAACCCAGCTTGGGTTCTGAAGGGATGCCTTGACTGAGTGAAACAGATATCCAACAAGCAGGAGAATACGCGCGCAGAGAGAAGacagagatgattttttttaaagctaaaacCAAACGGTATCATACCCCCTCATGCAAAGTACAGCCCTTCCCGACACACTCCACCCTCCCAGACGGAGCTTCCCCGCCTCACCACCAGCCCCAGAATCCCGCCATCCCCTACCGGGGCCTCCGCCGGGGGTCCCTCGCCACCAGCGCTCGGTCTCTTGCAAGCCACCGGCGAACTGGCGGCGATGGGCTGCGCCGGGGCCCGGCTCCGCTTGCGCTCCGAGATGGAGCGGTTCCTCCTCCGCACGGCGAGCTTGGGCTCCGCCATGGCCGGGCTGCGCGGAGGCGGCGCGGGGCCCTCACGGCCGCGGAGGGACACAGGGAGATGCCGCCACCGCGGGAGCGGAAACTTCCGGCAGCAACCCAGTGGGGAAGCACGTGACCGGATCTTGGCCAATCGCCCGCCCTCAGTGGGAAATGCCGCTCTGCTATTGGCCAGCAGGCGGCCGGCGGCAGTGACGCAAGAGCGGAAGTGGCTGTGGGCGGTGCGGGGTGTCATGGCAGCGCGGGCCGTGGCGGCGCGGAGGCCGTGGCAGCGCCTGGTTCCCGGTATGTCCTTCCCGCTAGTCCGTTCCCCCTCTGTCGCAAGCGGCTGCGGGAGCGTTCGCGTGTCTGGGGTGTCGAGCCGTGCCGCCGCTAACCTTGTCACTCTCTCCCTTGCAGCCGCGCTGTGGGCGCGGCCGCGCCGCCTGCAGCATGAGGGACAGCCTGAGCGCTCCGACCAGGTGAGGCTTCTCCGACCTGCCCCGCCCCGCTGTCCCGCTGCTCCCTCTCCGCAAGGCACTAGCGATGGCTGGAGTCGCTTTGCTCTGGGCGCTGTGTAGCTCGGGCTCCACAGACCCCGAATCTGTTTGGGGAGCGCAGCGCAGAGAGGTCATCGGGCACTGGAAGTTAAGGCCCCACGGATCTGTATTCCAGTATCTTAACTAGAGCCTGTTAAACCTGCTGTCTTAGTAACTGGGATGTGGAGTCAGCGACAGGACAAGGACCagtggccataaactaaaaaCACAAGAGCTTTCACCTCAGCATGGGGAAAAACTTCTTtacactgagggtggcagagcactgcaaCAGGCTGCCCGTGGAGGTCGTGAAGTTTCCTTGCTGGAGACATTCTAACCCCACCTGGACACGTTCCtttgtcacctgctccagggggTTGGACTGGCTGATGTacaaaggtcccttccaaccctgactgttctgtgactctgtgaaaagtgaaaaatcacCTTTCGCATCTTGTAAGAACTTGGTGCTGGGTGTATTCTGAAGCTTGAGGAGGCTTTCAGTCCTTAGGAGGTATTTCTGAATCTCTCTTTAGAAAGTGTGAGCATGCAGGTGCTTCCCCAGGccatttgctttgaaattattatttttaaaaaaataaaaataattattgtgaTTTATCagacaaaattacttttctaacAGCTTCTTTAGATTTTGATTTCCAAGTAGAAGGTGTAAGCAATATCTTAGTGAGTGATTTAACAGAGTTGCTAGTGTCATTATTACTAAAATGTAAAAGGCTGTTTACCTGTGAGAAGTCTTTTAGGTTGCAAGGTACGAAGAAGTGAGTTAATAAAGTTATTGAAAAACTTCAGTGGTGCACTAAATAGCTCTTCTGGTTTTAAGACAAATACTGATCAAAGGACTAAAAGTAACAAATGTTCTCTATTTTCTTGTGAAGCTTACATCTGATAATAATTCTCTGCTTTCAGCCCATACACATGGAGAACCCCTATAAAGACCCTCCAAAGAGATGTGTCTTATGTGGAATAAACGTGGACTATAAGAATGTGCAGGTAAGTTTGAAAGTTATCCTTAAAGTTATCCTTAGATAAGGTAACTGCtttactgtttttaaatgtatctGTAGGAAGTCCAAAGTGATTAAAAAAGTAATGATTAAGAAACTCCATTTGTATGTGTAGGGGCTTAAAACTTAAGAGTAAGAATATATGCAGGTTAAGGGTCAAATGATGCAGTCATGCTAAGATGCTTAATCTACTAATTATGTGTTACAACTTTGCTTTTTAACAAATAGAGTCCTTGGTTACAATTCAGCTGACACAAAGCATGGAAGTTTTTCCATAGTAAATACTGCCTAGCTCCAAGCTGTACCTTTTTcttcaggcagaaaaaacagatgaaaaaaatgaaaaatagcataCAAGTAGTAATATAACATAAAGctcaaaaaaaaagttcttaaactgactttgatttttcttaattttaagtAGCTTCTTTCCCAGTTTGTTTCTCCATATACTGGCTCCATTTATGGCAGGCATATCACAGGTATGTGAAGTATGAAATTAAATCATATATGGgttaataataatgtttttgtGAGTCCAAGTAACTGTGTATCAGTAGTCTTTCTGGAAGTAACCAGTCTCAACTATTTTGTAATAGTATTCCCCTGACTTAGTAGCCTATGTCAAGGAATTAAAATATCCATTAATTATATGCATTTTGTATTTAACAGTAAAAGCACACGTGCATTTTTCTAGAAGGACTTAATCAAAGCTAGAGGGAATTGTCAGTACCATGCCTTTCACCTTCCAATGGCTTGCTTAGTGTTGAAACTAATTAATCTCTTTAGGCTTGTGTaacaagaagcagaaggaaattacAAAGGCCATTAAAAGAGCTCATGTATTTGGTAAGCATGattttgcttttgggttttCCAGCTCAAGGCTACTTTTCTACTAagaacacctttttttttttttttcaaacaggaTTTATGCCGATTATGTTTAAGAACCCACAATTTCTCACAGACCCCAAGTTATGTAATATCAAACATCCAGAGTGATATACtgtacagaaataaagaataaaactgtGTTTCATCTTTATATACTTGTTTGCTGGAAATGTGGTTTGCTAACATAATGTGTGGTTGACTGAGGGGTGGATGTCAGTCATTctctaatttttcttcaggaagtTTCTGAAAGTTATTGTCTGAAGGAAGATTAAAGCAGTATTAGAAACTGGCAGCTGTATGGACCCCTTCCTCTGCTCACCAGTGTTGCTAAAGCTCATGtggctgttttttcccttgctggGTTGTAAGATGGGGAGAAGTAAACAAGTACTGGTTTCCTGAGGATAAAGTAATGTACTTAAACTATGGCAGTTCATGTAGATAGCTGATTTTGTTAAGTGTTCATTTGATGCTCCCTGCATCAGGAAAGTAGCACTGCTTCTTCACCAGCAGCTTGAAGCTGTATCACTTTGAAGCAGTATGTGACATGCTTATCTGACTCGTGGTATCCTGTAGCATAGTCTTTGAACCCTGAGAGAGAGAAGACAGATGGAACTCTGGAAGGCAAAGTGAGGGAATGTCATCTTGGACTTATCTTTATGCTGAACAGAATTCAtgcactgggggaaaaaaaccaacctgcaAAAATGCCCTGTTACATACATCTGTGCAGTGCAATAGATTGATACATCACTGGTATATACTGGCAGTAGCTTCTGCAAAGTCATCTGACAGATCAGAAAGTAGGAGAGTGTGGGTATTCATTTGCATCTCTGCTTTTTTCAAACACATCCTCATCTGTTTCAGTGCTACTCAGCGTAAGCTTCCTTTCCTGGTCACTGTCCTCTTGATCTTGAAATGATTCTTGGTGAAGCTGCAATGATCTGGATTTTTTGAATGACTTTGAAACTGTTGTGGATCCCCTGACTTTACGCTTGTTTAGATGCCTTGTTTCAGCTTCAGTGAAGTCTGTTTCCTCTACCATGAGAGTCAGTTTGTCCATGACATTAATATGGTGGTCTATGTTACAGCAGTTCTTGGATAATTGTCGGCCTTTGAAGGAAACAATGCATGTCTGAAGTCCAGAATTGGGGAAAAATGTTTGCAGTGCctgacaaaggaaaacattctcCTTTGGCTCTGCTGGGTGGTTTTCGTCTTCtcctaagggaaaaaaacagagttgCAGAACCACTTGCACCACTGCTGTTTTGGCTGCCTCGGGTTCAGAAGTGTTTTGTGCTTCTGTCACTTGAGCCAACTTTGGAAGGTCAAGGCTTGAATCACATTTGGTTAACTTACCCGAacaattttgttgctttttcctctttatttcttcttttaattgtCTCACTTCTGTTAAAAGTTTCTCTACAGATCGTTCACTGACTTCTACTGTAATGcatattttctgtaagaagAAGAGCACGTTGATCAGCATATCAGTATTCACAGCAGCTGACTTAAAAATTGTTCCAAAATCCTTAAAGGTACTCATGGTAAAGTTGGACACAAAGTAGTAAAAGGCTTAAGTAATGATTTGGAGGTGGATTTGTCAGATAACTTAGACCTTGGTTTGAAGAAGGTGCAAGATGTTTTATTTGATCCCATCTAGGCAAAGGAGATCTAATAAACTACAGATACTACTCCTTCAAAATAATCCTCTTGTCAGAATTTATTAATGGACTTGAAGATTAAACATTGTACTTTCATCAAATGGGAATTTAGATCCTCAGCTTTGAGAATATAGTGTGCAGTACAGTAAATAGAACATGCTGATCTTTCAGTTTGTCCATGTTTTGGACATGGCTGTGTTTTCTCATGCAGTGCATGATGCTGTAGCTTTTGGCTGCCTTGGTTTTGTAGAACTGCTGAAGGTGAGGCAGGCATGCCCAGCTTACCTTCAGTTCCTCCTGCAAGGTGGCATACATCTCATTTATCTTATGGACCTCTTGTAGGGACCCATCTTCATGGAAGAATTCTGACCTGTGGACCAAGAGTAGAGCTGTATAATTGCAGTTAGTGATCCCAGTGCTTACTTAGTAGGAGCTTTAATTAGTAAAGAAGTGTTTTGAGCTTCAATGCCATGTGCCTGCTTTGAGACAGACGGCTCCTGGCAAAATATAGgactgaattaatttctaagtATGCTGGAATGGTAACTGTAGAAAACAGGTCAACAAGTGAGCAAGGTATGGCTATAACATTTGCAAAAGCACTTAAATGCTTTTACAGAAAGGTAAGTGTGGTTATGGTAGTGGGAGGATACAGCTATCAGTAAATATGTGTTGTACCTGTGTTGTCTCACAGCTCTCACAAAACCAGAGGATACACAGGAACCAGACACTGTTCTGTAACCTTGCTGTTCTGCCATGCCCAAGTTGGTAACCACCAAGGGGACTTTCTGGAAAAGACTTCAAATGCAGAAGTATGAAAACATGATCTATTAATATGCAAAGGTCTCTCTTTGAAAGTTAAATGTTCTTGACTATTCTGGCTTGTGGTTATTTTAATAGTTTGTTCACAGTTTTATGGTTTATTCCTATGTTCCCCCATGTTTCTCCCAGAGTTGGTTGCCCCTAAATTGAACCCTCCCCTATGCTGCCCATCATTGAAATCAAACCCCTTATTCCAGTACCTTCCCTATCTGTCATTGTAAACCCTGTCGCTTGTTTTGGACCCTTCCCTGTCAATCCCCTGTTAGTTTAGCCCCTTGCAGTACCTCCTCTTTGGAATTCTCCTATTTCTTGAAGCCCCATTGGGCCTTGTGAcctgccttctcctccccctTATCCCTATTGGATCCTGAATTGTAATCCCCTCCTCTCACTCCTCCCTCCTGGTTTCCCTATTGGTTAACTGTTTGTACCCACCCCCTGAAACCTTCATGTATTTAATCCAGTGTACGGGGTGTTCGGGGCTCTTCTGTCCCTCTCCCATTCGGCCTCAATAaacctttccctgctggaacCTCATACAGAGAGAGCCTCCTCCTTATTCCTTTGCCCAATCCCTGATGTTGGTTAGCGATCCTGCACCATAGAGCAAGTGGCTCTAAAGGTTCTGCCTGTGGTGTACCCCACACCAAGGCAGTTCCCCACACCTGGCGCAGCTCCAGAGCGTCCAGTGAGCTAGCCTGGGCTGCGGTGAACCAGGACCTGAAGGGACGGTTACAGTATTGTTAATCCTTGCTAAATGTATTACATCATGTACAGATGAGGCTAAAGGCAAACTTTGGGAGCAACCAGAAGCTGAGCAATATCCACAATTCCTCCTCTTTCTGACTACAACACACACTAATGCAATGCTTGCTAAGCCTAGCCTGTGAGCAGGATGTCTCTAAAGTTAACaccaatttaaatattttgatgaaCACCACGTATGGTTGACGTCTTGTACACAAAACAATTTGATCAGGAGCAGCTTACGTGTGTAAATAAACTGACAGTGTCTGCTTGGTGATGCTGGCACTACAGATAAAAAGGGGCAATTCCAGAACAGAATTCCAGTGTAAACCTTCAACTGGGCTCTGGCAATATAAGGAATAATCTTACTAGAAGTTTCAAAGGTAAAATAAACAGTGTTACTGATTCAGTTGCAATAAAGTAGAGACACTTTCAAGTTTTAGCACATGCTGTAGACATTACCCTTCCTGAGGCCGATGTAGAGCATGTTCCAATCTGTAAGTAGAACAACTTTCTGTCATCACGCTAGAGGTTAAAAGGAGGAATACAAGCCCCTGGTTTGATAGGTGTGACTGCAGGTTTTTATGGAGCACTCTTTCCCGGAATGTCATGATCTGGTCTGTGTTACGTCTGAATTTGTACCATCCTATTACACTCTGCgagcagaagaaaattcacaGTTACTGTTGAATCATGATGTCCCTGTGTGTCACACTGAATCAAGTTTCATTCAGCACCAGTCATGTCTGAATTGTTTGCTAGTAGGTGCATAGTCATAGTTTCGTAACTTGAAACCCTTAAAGCTTCTAACCCTAATTCCCATCTTCTTTCCTTCAAAACCAGATGTTGAATTGATCTGTTTCTGAGCCTGTGTTCAAGCTGAAACTGCaagctttcttctgttttgttgtttcttttcagcttctACTTTCCCCTTGTAAAACTTTGTTATGTGGAAAAGACTTAAGTTTTTTTGATGAAGTAGTCCTTAACCACTTGTGAGCTGACCTTAAGGTGGAAATTGGTGCAATTCCTTTGAGATCCAAGTATTCACTtgagaaattaataattaaaaacaaagttgtGACAGATACATAGGCAAACTCTAGTGAAAGATAAGCTAAACTGttttttaaggaggaaaaggatGTAACTGCTTTGACCAGCAGCATGAAGGACTATAAAAggtttaaaatgagaaaaagcctTGATGCAAGAGGTATCCAGCACAGCCTCCAAAATTTGAGTAATCTCCTCAGTATGGTTTAGATTTGAAAGTAAAATACCTTCTTATAGCCTGATAGTATTTTCTTCAGGGCAAGTTCATTCAGGTCTCCTGCAGAATTATAAAAGCTAGAAGAAAATTAGGACAATTAAAGGGGAAgaaatatctccttttttttttttttcccctcaaaatttttaattaatactgTTAAGGGTGAGATGTTAGAATGTAtggaatgctttttttttccagtgtgttgATACTCTTCTGTAGTTAACATGGTATCATAGCTCACCAGAAGGTGCAGTATGCCTTGTCTCTATTTCTACATgcacagacaaacaaacaaacacacaaacaaaaaaagacataaagaaCCAAAATAGGAATAAGATAAGGCACTTTGCATCTGTAATTCCAAGAGGTTGATACAGCTACTGTAGTTACACCTGGGTGATTTTCTCAGCCAATATAAGTTTAACTCTTGAAAAGTTCAAGTTAGGgttaattttaacttttcagtATCTGTTTACTTAAGATTCTTACCTGAACAACTGGTAGCATGGAATATGCTTCTGTATGtctggaaagagaaagcaatATTACTCTGGGTTCATCAGCTCAATATATCATGTCTGCTATAATCAGCATGAAACTGATAGAAGGACCAAGAAATAATTCTATGTAATTTCTTAAAATTGAATGCATTAATATCTAATTAAATaagatgaaggaaagaaaaaatttcaaaatagagtctaattaattttgttgaaTGTAAAGGGAACCACTaatataaactgtattttttgggtatttttctactttgtcaattgaaaaatcaaactgggtactttatatttttctcctttctgctgggTGCAGGAGTAGTATGTAGTATGAAGGATTTCACTTGAGTTACTCAGTGCACATCCACTCCAATCACATCAAGTGGTAACAAAAAATAGATCTGGCATCTACTTAGTGAAATTATTAAAGAGCTTGCAGCCTTCACACACAGAATTTTATAAGCTCCAAATGAAGTAATAGATGCTAATACATTACAGTTCACATCACTGATTGACCAAGCTTTTCCAGGGCAACTGTAGTCTAGAAGAGTTTGTGATGTAGCCAAGACAAGGGTCTAAACCCCAAGTTATATTTAATGTAACAAGCTATTTGTCAAAGAGTAGCCATTTAAGGAACTAAGaactattatttcttttaaattactttgttttctgcattaaaactataatttttttagCAGTTAAAATGCTACAAAATAACACTTCAGTGTGAGTTcggttgtttggtttttaggggtttttttgtttgtttttttgtttttttgttttttttttttttacatcagcAAAGCATGTAGGATCTTGCCATAGAGTTTTGACTGCTGTCCctcaaaacagaaatttgtCATTTATTGCCCAAAagcaataatttattattttttattattattattaagtaATTTATTGCCCAAGCAGGCTATGCAAAATGTAGACACACTAACCGATTGTATAAACAACTTCAACATCATCCATTTGTGAGTCTGTAATGCTGTTCTTGGCTTCACCTTTCACATCTCCAAGGAGAAAACCTTCCTtcagaggggaagaggaaaaaaaaaaaatcacattaacaGTACCATTGAAcagacactgctgctctcctcacCACTGGTGTGGCCTTATCTCTGTCCTGTGTACAGTTTTGGTGCcacaatgtaagaaaaatacaaagctaTTAGAAAGTATCCAAAGGAGGGCTGCAAAGATGGTGGAGGGTCTAGAGAGGAAGCCACagcaggagtggctgaggtcacttggtctgtgAAACCTGGAGGAAAGTGAGAGGAGACCCCATTGCAGTCTACAGCTGCCTCAAGAGAAGTGGAGCgacagacactgatctcttcctTCCACCGACCGTGACAGGACCCGAGGGAACGGCATGAAGCTGAATTGGGAGAGGTTTAGGTCGCATATCATAAACAGGCTTTTTGCCCAGAGGGTGTTtgagcagtggaacaggctccccagggaagtggtcacagcatcaaagcctggcagagttcaagaagtgcATGGACAGCACTCTCACAGGTATGTGGCGGGTGGGATTCTTGGGTGTCCTGTGAGTGGCCAAAAGTTGAACTAcctgatccttgtgggtccgttccaactcagcatattctatcATGATTTTCTCTCAAATACTAAGTGCTGTCTTCAGCAGATGAAAAATGCTGT
It contains:
- the MRPS18C gene encoding 28S ribosomal protein S18c, mitochondrial; this encodes MAARAVAARRPWQRLVPAALWARPRRLQHEGQPERSDQPIHMENPYKDPPKRCVLCGINVDYKNVQLLSQFVSPYTGSIYGRHITGLCNKKQKEITKAIKRAHVFGFMPIMFKNPQFLTDPKLCNIKHPE
- the ABRAXAS1 gene encoding BRCA1-A complex subunit Abraxas 1 isoform X1, with product MEGESTSALLSGFVFGALAFQHLSTDSDTEGFLLGDVKGEAKNSITDSQMDDVEVVYTIDIQKHIPCYQLFSFYNSAGDLNELALKKILSGYKKSVIGWYKFRRNTDQIMTFRERVLHKNLQSHLSNQGLVFLLLTSSVMTESCSTYRLEHALHRPQEGLFQKVPLVVTNLGMAEQQGYRTVSGSCVSSGFVRAVRQHRSEFFHEDGSLQEVHKINEMYATLQEELKKICITVEVSERSVEKLLTEVRQLKEEIKRKKQQNCSGEDENHPAEPKENVFLCQALQTFFPNSGLQTCIVSFKGRQLSKNCCNIDHHINVMDKLTLMVEETDFTEAETRHLNKRKVRGSTTVSKSFKKSRSLQLHQESFQDQEDSDQERKLTLSSTETDEDVFEKSRDANEYPHSPTF
- the ABRAXAS1 gene encoding BRCA1-A complex subunit Abraxas 1 isoform X2 produces the protein MLPVVQSVIGWYKFRRNTDQIMTFRERVLHKNLQSHLSNQGLVFLLLTSSVMTESCSTYRLEHALHRPQEGLFQKVPLVVTNLGMAEQQGYRTVSGSCVSSGFVRAVRQHRSEFFHEDGSLQEVHKINEMYATLQEELKKICITVEVSERSVEKLLTEVRQLKEEIKRKKQQNCSGEDENHPAEPKENVFLCQALQTFFPNSGLQTCIVSFKGRQLSKNCCNIDHHINVMDKLTLMVEETDFTEAETRHLNKRKVRGSTTVSKSFKKSRSLQLHQESFQDQEDSDQERKLTLSSTETDEDVFEKSRDANEYPHSPTF